In the Ignavibacteria bacterium genome, AGGTTTTTGGCGATAGTCGATCTATATAATACTAAACTAAACCTTGATCAAGCATTGCATCTGCAACTTTCAGAAAACCTGCAATATTTGCACCATTTAAATAATTACCGGGTGTTCCGAATCTTTCAGCTGTTGTGATACAAGTATCGTGTATGCTCTTCATGATCTGCTGAAGACGTTTATCAACTTCCTCTTTTGGCCAGGGCAAACGCATGCTGTTTTGCGACATCTCCAAACCAGAGACAGCCACACCGCCTGCATTAGATGCCTTGCCCGGTGCGTAAAGAATTTTCGCATCTCTAAAAATTTTATATCCATTAATGGTTGTTGGCATATTCGCACCTTCGCTGACACATTGGCATCCATTCTCCACAAGAATTTTTGCATCAGCTTCGTCAAGTTCGTTTTGGGTGGCACATGGAAGGGCAACATCTACTTTAACTTCCCATGGACGCTTACCTGCGAAAAACTTAACTTTAAATGTCTCAGCATAATCTTTCACTTCATCTTTTGCACTTGCGCGAAGCTTGATCATGTATTCAACTTTGTCTCCTTTAACTCCATCTGGATCATAAACATAACCATCTGGACCAGATAAGGTGACGACTTTGCCGCCAAGTTCATTCACTTTTTGCACTGCGCCCCAAGCAACATTTCCGAATCCAGAAACAGATACTAATTTTCCATCGAAACTTGTTCCTTTTGTTTTGAGCATTTCTTGAGCGAAATAAACCACACCATAGCCAGTCGCTTCAGGACGTATCAGTGAACCACCCCAGCTTATACCTTTACCTGTTAATACGCCAGTAAATTCATTTTTTAATCTTTTATATTGTCCGAAAAGGAAGCCAATTTCTCTCGCACCGACTCCAATATCTCCAGCAGGAACATCAGTATCAGGTCCGATATGTCTGAAAAGTTCAGTCATGAAGCTTTGACTAAAACGCATCACTTCGTTATCACTTTTACCTTTTGGATCGAAGTCAGAACCACCTTTTCCGCCACCCATTGGAAGTGTTGTAAGAGAATTTTTAAATACTTGTTCGAAAGCCAAGAATTTTAAAATTCCTAAAGTTACCGAAGGGTGAAATCGCAATCCGCCTTTGTAAGGACCGATTGCACTATTCATTTCAATTCTATATCCGCGGTTAACACGAACTTCTCCCCGGTCATCCATCCAGGGGACGCGAAATAAAATGACTCTTTCAGGTTCAACCATTCTCTCAAGAATTTTTGCCGAACGATATTCTGGATGCCGCTCAAAAACCGGTCCAAGCGATGCAGTTACTTCATCAACTGCTTGATGGAATTCAGGTTCACTTGGATTTTTTGCCTTTACCTCGCTCAAAATTTTCTTAGTATAATCTGACATATTTTCCTCTGCTGCTTATAATTTTTGATTTGATTTTTTTGCTGGA is a window encoding:
- a CDS encoding NADP-specific glutamate dehydrogenase; this encodes MSDYTKKILSEVKAKNPSEPEFHQAVDEVTASLGPVFERHPEYRSAKILERMVEPERVILFRVPWMDDRGEVRVNRGYRIEMNSAIGPYKGGLRFHPSVTLGILKFLAFEQVFKNSLTTLPMGGGKGGSDFDPKGKSDNEVMRFSQSFMTELFRHIGPDTDVPAGDIGVGAREIGFLFGQYKRLKNEFTGVLTGKGISWGGSLIRPEATGYGVVYFAQEMLKTKGTSFDGKLVSVSGFGNVAWGAVQKVNELGGKVVTLSGPDGYVYDPDGVKGDKVEYMIKLRASAKDEVKDYAETFKVKFFAGKRPWEVKVDVALPCATQNELDEADAKILVENGCQCVSEGANMPTTINGYKIFRDAKILYAPGKASNAGGVAVSGLEMSQNSMRLPWPKEEVDKRLQQIMKSIHDTCITTAERFGTPGNYLNGANIAGFLKVADAMLDQGLV